Proteins co-encoded in one Parascardovia denticolens DSM 10105 = JCM 12538 genomic window:
- a CDS encoding DUF4097 family beta strand repeat-containing protein produces MAISQEELAQVRRLTIKATVCSIAVIQGDQPSVTYENCGEDDFSFNFQEDKLKVKINKSQWKKNHPDRVIFNGFLTIRGTIGTSRKDMYKLTITLPKLDSLKISADVATVKVHGFDLNKLKVEANAATVSIKGCQTRKARMLVDAGAVKARGLNLREDSSFEVNAGSLKLKDCIRPDMGLDVRSTLSHVSLPVNGYSGRGNFYREGSPMVRLEASVGSVNCS; encoded by the coding sequence ATGGCTATCAGTCAGGAAGAGCTGGCCCAGGTTCGCAGGCTCACCATCAAGGCGACGGTCTGCTCCATCGCGGTCATCCAGGGGGACCAGCCTTCAGTCACTTATGAGAACTGCGGGGAGGATGATTTCTCCTTCAATTTCCAGGAAGACAAGCTCAAGGTGAAGATCAACAAGTCCCAGTGGAAGAAGAACCATCCTGACCGGGTGATCTTCAATGGCTTCCTCACTATCCGAGGCACTATCGGCACCAGCAGGAAGGACATGTACAAGCTCACCATCACTCTGCCGAAGCTGGATTCCCTGAAGATCTCAGCCGACGTGGCGACCGTGAAAGTGCACGGTTTCGATTTGAACAAGCTGAAAGTGGAGGCCAACGCCGCTACGGTGTCCATCAAGGGCTGCCAGACCAGGAAGGCCAGGATGCTGGTGGACGCGGGGGCCGTGAAGGCCCGGGGCCTCAACCTGCGGGAAGACAGCTCCTTCGAGGTCAACGCCGGCAGCCTGAAGTTGAAGGATTGCATTCGGCCGGACATGGGTCTGGACGTCCGTTCCACCCTGAGCCATGTAAGCCTCCCAGTCAACGGTTACAGCGGCCGTGGCAACTTCTACCGTGAAGGCAGCCCCATGGTCAGGCTTGAAGCGTCCGTCGGCAGCGTCAATTGCAGCTGA